The proteins below come from a single Euleptes europaea isolate rEulEur1 chromosome 5, rEulEur1.hap1, whole genome shotgun sequence genomic window:
- the LOC130478113 gene encoding mitochondrial ubiquitin ligase activator of nfkb 1-A-like: MDALPITPGELLCLGSSLAFSGLFFYLHRRKAKVAAKIQEAPKLQVGDDLSSILSATGSGCLRYAAIEGIVQPAEAALTSPYHKELQGVIERLVLKEHRLVWNSLARSWTDSERVVLEQVHTAPFVLASPGGKAVGQVKVESPLRAIQLPLETVYERFQQTSHGFKDLLGHYLSGEKPKGFLETEEMLLVGSSLTGIGELVLHPDGSLHLQPPADGAGYFLRLGDWQTLLAELESASSFWKWATLLCGLAAAATLLRALCRAYQRHRLKQEKEEERRAFEDLQLHKGLAREADEELPASTCVICLANPRQCVLLPCGHVCCCFRCFQALPRRTCPMCRSPIDRVVPLYQA; the protein is encoded by the exons ATGGATGCTTTGCCCATCACACCAGGAGAGCTGCTGTGTTTGGGCTCCAGCCTGGCCTTCTCCGGCCTGTTCTTCTACCTGCACAGAAGGAAAGCCAAGGTGGCCGCCAAGATCCAG GAAGCTCCAAAGCTGCAGGTTGGCGACGATCTCTCCAGCATCCTCTCCGCCACGGGTAGCGGCTGCCTGCGCTATGCTGCCATTGAAG GTATAGTCCAACCGGCTGAGGCGGCGCTGACCAGCCCCTACCACAAGGAATTGCAGGGGGTGATTGAGAGATTGGTGCTGAAGGAGCATCGGCTGGTGTGGAACAGCTTGGCTCGGAGCTG GACGGACAGCGAGCGGGTGGTGCTGGAGCAGGTGCACACAGCCCCCTTTGTCCTGGCGTCACCCGGTGGCAAGGCGGTGGGACAGGTGAAAGTGGAGTCCCCCCTCCGTGCCATCCAGCTGCCCTTGGAGACAGTGTACGAGCGCTTCCAGCAGACCTCCCATGGCTTCAAGGACCTGCTTGGCCACTATCTGAGTGGCGAGAAGCCCAAGGGTTTCCTGGAGACAGAAGAGATGCTCTTGGTAGGCAGCAGCCTCACCGGCATCGGGGAGCTTGTCCTGCACCCGGATGGCTCCCTCCACCTCCAACCCCCGGCTGACGGTGCCGGCTACTTCCTGCGCCTGGGTGACTGGCAGACGCTGCTGGCCGAGTTGGAGTCCGCCAGCAGTTTCTGGAAGTGGGCCACCCTGCTCTGTGGCTTGGCGGCCGCCGCCACCCTCCTGCGCGCCCTCTGCCGAGCCTACCAGCGCCACCGGCTCaagcaggagaaggaagaagagcgGCGGGCATTCGAAGACCTCCAGCTCCACAAGGGCCTGGCCCGGGAGGCCGACGAAGAGCTACCTGCCAGCACCTGCGTCATCTGCCTCGCCAACCCCCGGCAGTGCGTCCTCCTGCCCTGCGGCCACGTCTGTTGCTGCTTCCGCTGCTTCCAGGCCTTGCCCCGCCGCACCTGCCCCATGTGCCGGAGCCCCATCGACCGCGTGGTCCCTCTCTATCAGGCCTGA